The following coding sequences lie in one Apium graveolens cultivar Ventura chromosome 1, ASM990537v1, whole genome shotgun sequence genomic window:
- the LOC141662895 gene encoding secreted RxLR effector protein 161-like: protein MVVRSLEIEKDPLRPTKQDEEALGPEVPYLSAIGALMYLTNSTRPDIAFAVNLLARFSSDPTKRHWDGIKHIFRYLRGTIDLGLFFPNNSRSRLVGYADARYMSDPHFGRSQTGYLFTYCDTVISWKSTKQTMVATSSNHVELLAIHEASRECIWLRSVIQHIRESCGLSSISDNPTILFEDNSACIKQLNEGYIKRGSNKTHIAKILLHS from the coding sequence ATGGTTGTTCGATCACTCGAGATTGAAAAGGATCCTCTCCGTCCTACAAAACAAGATGAAGAGGCTCTTGGACCTGAAGTTCCATATCTCAGCGCAATTGGCGCTCTCATGTATCTTACAAACAGCACACGACCTGATATTGCATTTGCAGTAAACCTGTTGGCAAGATTTAGTTCTGACCCTACTAAAAGGCATTGGGATGGAATCAAACATATATTCAGATATCTTCGAGGGACAATCGATCTTGGACTATTCTTCCCAAATAATTCAAGATCACGGCTAGTTGGATATGCAGATGCTAGATACATGTCAGATCCTCACTTTGGGCGATCACAAACAGGTTACCTATTTACATATTGTGATACTGTTATCTCTTGGAAGTCTACAAAACAGACTATGGTTGCAACTTCATCAAACCACGTAGAGTTACTAGCAATTCATGAAGCAAGTAGAGAATGTATTTGGCTAAGGTCAGTCATTCAACATATTCGAGAATCATGTGGATTATCAAGTATTTCAGACAATCCTACAATTTTATTCGAGGATAACTCGGCCTGCATCAAACAACTTAATGAAGGATATATTAAAAGGGGATCGAATAAAACACATATTGCCAAAATTCTTTTACACTCATGA